The following are encoded together in the bacterium genome:
- a CDS encoding acetate/propionate family kinase — protein MILVLNAGSSTLKHALFAPPALHRAASGTIERIAAGAHVARLPELFAALGAAPLTAIGHRVVHGGERFSAPVRVDAEVLAALRQLAPLAPEHAPQEIALIAALAAQRPDVPQVACFDTAFHADLPAAARLLPIPRHYAAQGVRRYGFHGLSYAYLRDELARLDPAAARGRVVFAHLGNGCSLAAVRDGRCVDTTMAFTPAAGLVMGTRSGDLDPGLVAYLARREGLDAAAFDALVNGRSGLLGLSQTSGDVRDLLAAEAHDARAAEALAVFCLSARKWIGAMAASLDGLDTLVFSAGIGAHAAPIRARICAGLTHLGVRLDGERNAAHAAVISAPGSAVTVRVIPTDEERQIARETAALLAA, from the coding sequence GTGATCCTCGTCCTCAACGCCGGATCGTCGACTCTCAAGCACGCGCTGTTCGCGCCGCCGGCGCTGCACCGCGCCGCCTCGGGGACGATCGAGCGCATCGCCGCCGGCGCGCACGTCGCCCGTCTGCCGGAGCTCTTCGCCGCCCTCGGCGCGGCGCCGCTCACCGCCATCGGCCATCGCGTCGTGCACGGCGGCGAACGCTTCTCGGCCCCGGTGCGGGTCGACGCCGAGGTGCTGGCGGCGCTGCGCCAGCTCGCGCCCCTGGCGCCCGAGCACGCGCCGCAGGAGATCGCGCTCATCGCCGCGCTGGCGGCGCAGCGGCCCGACGTGCCGCAGGTGGCGTGCTTCGACACCGCCTTCCACGCCGACCTGCCGGCGGCGGCGCGCCTGCTGCCGATTCCGCGCCACTACGCGGCGCAGGGCGTGCGCCGCTACGGGTTCCACGGCCTCTCTTACGCCTACCTGCGCGACGAGCTGGCGCGCCTCGACCCGGCGGCGGCGCGCGGCCGGGTGGTGTTCGCCCATCTCGGCAACGGCTGCAGCCTGGCGGCGGTGCGCGACGGCCGCTGCGTCGACACGACGATGGCCTTCACCCCCGCGGCCGGCCTGGTGATGGGAACGCGCAGCGGCGATCTCGATCCCGGGCTCGTCGCCTACCTGGCGCGCCGCGAGGGGCTCGACGCGGCGGCGTTCGACGCGCTGGTGAACGGCCGCTCCGGCCTGCTCGGCCTCTCGCAGACGAGCGGCGACGTGCGCGACCTGCTCGCCGCCGAGGCGCACGACGCCCGCGCCGCCGAGGCGCTCGCCGTCTTCTGCCTCAGCGCCCGCAAGTGGATCGGCGCCATGGCCGCGTCCCTCGACGGCCTCGACACGCTGGTGTTCAGCGCCGGCATCGGCGCGCACGCGGCGCCGATCCGCGCCCGCATCTGCGCCGGCCTGACGCACCTCGGCGTGCGGCTCGACGGCGAGCGCAATGCCGCCCACGCGGCGGTGATCTCGGCGCCCGGCAGCGCCGTCACGGTGCGCGTCATCCCCACCGACGAGGAGCGGCAGATCGCGCGCGAGACCGCCGCGCTGCTCGCCGCCTGA